The Verrucomicrobiota bacterium DNA segment GCATTCACCAAGCCGCTGACGTTGGTTTTCAGGAAATTCAGGTTGGTATCATAGCTGCGGATATGGTTTTTGGTGAGCACGTATAGCGTCCCCCACCGGTCCACCGCCACTCCCATGGGGGTGTTCACTCCCGTCAGCCCGGATAACAAGGTAATCGTTTGCCCAGCCGAAGTCGGTGGGAAGATTTTGCGCACTTTACCATTCCCGGTATCCGCAACAATCAGGTTACCTTGCAAATCCACTGCGATACCCGAAGGGCTGTTAAACCGCGCCCCGGTAAAGTTACCGCCATCCGCAGAGCCGCTAAAGGGACCGGCTGGCGTTGCCTTACTGGCACCCGCGATGGTTTCCACCTTAGGCTGTGCCATGGCATCAATGACCGCAAAGGCCAGGAACAGACACAATCCCGGCACCCATCCCCTCGCCCGCCTGCGGGCGGGATACTGCGGAGCGGAAGCTGTGATTTTCATAGTTGCAGTAAGTTGAAATTTCAAAGTTGTTTCAAAACCCAAGCCAACCATTGTCTACTAAAACAGCGGACGATATTTGCCGGCCGGCTTGCCACTATCCCAAGCGGTTGCATCAACATCCGGCTTATCCTTCAATTTGGTTTTTATGAAATCCATGGATGCCGGCGAGGCGGCTTGGAAATGGGAATCACGCACGATATTCGGGGTGACAAAAATTAGAAGATTCTTTTTGTCTCGCCCCTTTAAATCGTGCCGGAAAAGCAACCCAAGGCCAGGGATATCGCCCAAAATAGGAATCTTGGTATAGCCCTTGCTCGTGGTGTCCTCAACCAAGCCTCCCAACACCAAGGTATGCCCATCCGGAACCATGGCTTGGGTGTTAATTTTCTTGCGCTCAAACACCTGGCCCTGATTATCCTGGCCATTCAATTTGGACGTAATGACTATCCCTAAATTAGAAATCTCTGGCTTGAGGTCCAACAAAACATTGGTGTCGCCAACCACCCTGGGGGTAACGAGCAACTTGACGCCCACTTCATTGAGAATGACGTCCTTCACCTTGAGTTCATAATTCGGCTTGGCGGTATTCTGTTGCACCACCCCACCGGACACCGCCCCTTGCGTTTGCTCGAAAACAGGTATGTTCTGAACCACGGATAATTCGGTCTGGTACCCCTCCATGGCGACTGCGCGAGGGGTAGAGATGGTTTCGGTGTCCGAGTCTTCGTTCAAGAAAGACAATACCGCCCTAACTCCGTCGGCATTCAAAAAGGCGACACTGGGATACAGTCCACGAAGCGTATCCACGCTCAACCCACCGCCACCGCCACCGGCGGTGTTGACTGGTCCCAACGCATTTCCAAACAGAGTACTAAAGGAACCTGAACTGGAAGCCGGCGTACTGGAACCACCACCTGCCGGGCCACCCCCTGGCAACACTCCGCCCCCACTGGAAGTCGAAGTCCCAGTAGTCGTAACGGTGCTACCACCGCTCTGCCCGTTGCCAAAGGTAACGTTTTGATTCTTCATCGTTTGACTCCAGTCAATACCCTTGACTGAACTCAGCGTCTTGGAGGTTACCATAAACCGCGCTTCAATTAATACCTGCTGACTGGCAACATCGAGTCGGTTGATCAAATTAGTCAGGTTGACATATTCGCTTTCGGTAGTCTGCACCACCAATTGGCTGGTGCGCGTATCCGCCGTCACCTGACTGCGCGCGCTTAGCGATGCCTTCACCAAGCTGATAAGATTGGTCACATTGCCGTACTTCACCGAGATAACGTGCGGCACCAACGGTTCCTGAGCCGTGGGGTCCTTGATACTAATACGGGTGACTTTGGTCTTGGGATCGGTGATGGCGGTGTAGCCGT contains these protein-coding regions:
- a CDS encoding secretin N-terminal domain-containing protein; its protein translation is MKTKTTLLAMVGMTVIGCLCLSPQLVAQTAAIADGDEVMPVIDLQDTTIDAAIRGLADMANMNVHMDPKITQTPLGADNKPMPLPKVSIKWRQITARQALNALLDNYGYTAITDPKTKVTRISIKDPTAQEPLVPHVISVKYGNVTNLISLVKASLSARSQVTADTRTSQLVVQTTESEYVNLTNLINRLDVASQQVLIEARFMVTSKTLSSVKGIDWSQTMKNQNVTFGNGQSGGSTVTTTGTSTSSGGGVLPGGGPAGGGSSTPASSSGSFSTLFGNALGPVNTAGGGGGGLSVDTLRGLYPSVAFLNADGVRAVLSFLNEDSDTETISTPRAVAMEGYQTELSVVQNIPVFEQTQGAVSGGVVQQNTAKPNYELKVKDVILNEVGVKLLVTPRVVGDTNVLLDLKPEISNLGIVITSKLNGQDNQGQVFERKKINTQAMVPDGHTLVLGGLVEDTTSKGYTKIPILGDIPGLGLLFRHDLKGRDKKNLLIFVTPNIVRDSHFQAASPASMDFIKTKLKDKPDVDATAWDSGKPAGKYRPLF